The window TCATCTCTATCTTCATAAGTATAAGAGAAACTTGGATCTGCCTTCACTTTTTTACCATACCAATATAGATATGCGATTACACAAAGACCACCGAGAACTAAACCAATAGTACGGAAACCAATTCCTTCGGTAAATTGTATTCCTGCTGCATTAGAAGCAATAACAACTGAAAATGGGTTAATTGTTGAGAAAGCCGTGCCCATAGATGATGCTAAGAATATAGCCCCTACACAAATAATAGCATCATATCCTAACGCTAAGAACACTGGTACCAGAATCGGATAAAAAGCAACAGCCTCTTCTTCAATACCACAAGTTGTGCCACCAAGAAGCATCAAAATAGATACACTAAATACTATTAAAAACTCATTTCCCTTTGTTTTTCTTGCTAAAGCCATTAATCCCGCATTAAACGATCCTGTACGATTTATTACACCAATCATACCTCCAAGGACGAAGATAAAGACCATTACATCGACAGCTTCAATTGTTCCCTCAACCATACTGACTGGAATATCTTGAATACCTTTATGATGTTGCTCGATACGCTGGTAAGAACCAGGAATGGCGATAGGTTTTTTGATTACACCTTCAGTAAAATTAGTGAGTTTAATTTTAATGTTAAAGTCATCCAGTGTTTTTTCTGTTGCGGGATATGTTTTATCTTGTTCACCATAAGACTTAACAACAAAAACCTTATCCTGCATATTATAGGTTAATTTAGAGTAGGAGCCGGAAGGAATAACCCAAGTAAGCCCTACAGCAATAATTAAAATGAAGAAAAGAATAGTAAATGCTGATGGAAAACTAAAACTTTTCTTTTTATTCGCTGCTTCCATAATTAACTCCTTGTTAATCATAGTGTGATAAATTGGCACCGTATAGCATCACATAATACGATGCCAATTTCATTAGTACTGATACGTCTCTTTTATATTATTAATCATAATAGGTAATGTGGTCTGCATTCTTAGTAATGCGAGTACCTGCTTTTCCTTTTACAATATCTACAATATCAGAAAGAGAACCAATAACTGCATCTTTTCCGGTGTTACGTGCAAAATTAACAGCAGCTTGAACTTTTGGTCCCATTGAACCAGCAGCAAAGTTAAGTTTTTCCATTTCTTCCGGAGAAGCTACCGCAATAGCTTTTTGCGTTGGTTTGCCCCAATCAATAAAGGTTGCAGAAACATCGGTAGCAATAACAAAGAGATCTGCTTCTAAATTTTCTGCAAGTAATGCAGAACATAGATCTTTATCAATTACAGCCTCAACCCCTTGTAAATTATGCTGTTCATCATAATAAGTCGGAATACCGCCACCACCAGCACAAATCACGATACTGCCTTTTTCTAACAACCATTTTACTGGTCGAATTTCAAATATACGTTTAGGTAACGGACTTGGTACAACTCGACGGTATTTATCTCCATCTTGTGCAATAGACCAATTTTTCTCTTTTGCTAAACGCTCAGCTTCTTCTTTAGAATAAACAGGACCAATTGGTTTAGTCGGGTTTTTAAAAGCTGGGTCATTGATATCGACTTCAACTTGGGAAAGTAATGTGGCAAATGGAACTTCAAAAGGAACTAGGTTACCTAATTCTTGTTGAATCATATAGCCAATCATTCCTACAGATTCTGCACCTAAAACATCTAATGGATAAGTCGGCACATCCTTGTAAGCAGCACCCTGTAAAGCAAGTAAACCAACTTGAGGACCATTACCATGAGCAATAACTAATTCATTATTTGGATAAATTTTAGCAATTTGCTCACAAGCAATGCGTACATTTTGTCGTTGATTCTCTGCGGTTAATGGCTCACCTCGACGTAACAAGGCATTACCACCTAGTGCAATAACAATTCTCATAACTCCTCCTAAGCTAAGCTTGCTACCATTACCGCTTTAATTGTATGCATACGGTTTTCAGCTTGCTCAAAAGCAATATTCATTGGCGATTCAAATACGTCTTCAGTCACTTCAATACCATTTGCTAAAGCAGGATATTTTTCAGCAATTTGACGACCCACTTTGGTTTCACTGTTATGGAACGCTGGTAAGCAGTGCATAAATTTCACTTTAGGGTTACCAGTGCGTTTCATTAACTCTGGGGTCACTTGGTAAGGCAATAATAATTGGATACGATCACCCCATGTTTCTAGTGGTTCACCCATTGAAACCCAAACGTCGGTATGTACAAAATCAACACCGTTCACTGCTTTATCAATATCGTCAGTAACTGTGATTCTTGCTCCACTTTGTTTAGCAAAGCCTTCACATAATTCTACTAATTCAGCATCTGGTAATAATGCTTTAGGACCACAAATACGGACATCCATACCTAATTTTGCACCAATCAATAATAAAGAGTTACCCATATTGTTGCGAGCATCACCAATATATACGTAGCTAATTTCGCTTAATGGTTTATCGCAATTTTCAATCATAGTAAGCACGTCAGCTAGCATTTGTGTTGGGTGGAATTCATCTGTTAACCCATTAAAAACAGGCACTCCAGCATAATCAGCAAGCTCTTGAACAATAGTTTGTTTAAATCCACGATATTCTATTGCATCGTACATTCTTCCAAGTACCCGCGCTGTATCTTTCATACTTTCTTTATGCCCAATTTGAGAGGAATTTGGATCGATATAAGTCACTCGAGCACCTTGGTCATAAGCTGCAACTTCAAAAGCACAACGAGTACGCGTTGAGGTCTTTTCAAAAATTAGCGCTATATTTTTACCTTGAAGTTTAGGTTGTTCAGTTCCAGCATATTTCGCTCGTTTTAAATCGCGGGATAAATCTAGTAAGTACTTAATTTCACGTTCTGAATGATTAACAAGACTTAATAGGTGTCTATTTTTAAGATTGAAAGCCATAGTAATCTCCTTATTTTATGTTATTAATAAATGGTGAGTATTCACTTATCTACTTACTGTGAATGGCTCAATTTTAAAAATAATCAAATCGAATTTGATATCTTGTTTTTATTTAAAATGTAAAATTTTGCAATAAAGTTTAATATTTTATTTAATAAACGAAATTTTATTTCATATATTTTAATTTGTGATCTATATCACACTTAATTTTTTAGCTATAAAATGCACTTTCTTTATATGTAAAAGAGATTTAAAATCCTGTCGATTCTCACACAACAGGAGCACATATGATCAACAGAAGAGATTTCATCCAACTTGGCGCAAGCAGTATTTTAGCGTTAAGTGCGAGCCGTTTTGCTTTTGCGAAAAACGACACACAAGTCGATTTACGTATCGTAGCCACGACCGATATTCACAGTTTTTTGACTGACTTCGATTACTACAAAGATGCACCTACTGAGAAATTCGGTTTTACCCGTGCAGCAAGCTTGATTCGTCAAGCACGTAAAGAGGTGAAAAACAGCGTTTTAGTTGATAACGGTGACTTAATCCAAGGTAACCCAATTGCTGACTATCAAGCAGCGAAAGGTTATAAAGAAGGCAAACCAAACCCTGCTGTAGATTGCTTAAATGCGATGCACTATGAAGTCGGCACATTAGGTAACCACGAATTTAACTATGGCTTAGATTATTTAGCCGATGCGATTAAACAAGCGAAATTTCCAATCATCAATGCCAACGTAGTAAAAGTCGGTACCGAAGAGCCCTATTTCACACCTTATGTGATTCAAACCAAAGAAGTGGTAGATAGCCAAGGTAAAAAGCACAAACTAAACATTGGTTATATCGGTTTTGTACCACCTCAAATTATGGTATGGGATAAAGCAAACTTACAAGGCAAAGTAGAAACTCGCGATATCGTGAAAACTGCACAAAAATATGTGCCAGAAATGAAACAAAAAGGCGCAGATATTATTGTGGCACTTGCTCACACAGGCCCATCAGATGAGCCATATCAAGAAGGTGCAGAAAACTCCGCATTCTACCTTGCTGATGTACCACACATTGACGCGATTGTTTTCGGTCACTCTCACCGTCTATTCCCAAACAAAGAGTTCGCCAAATCACCAAACGCAGATATTGCTAAAGGTACTGTAAAAGGCGTACCTGAAAGTATGGCTGGCTACTGGGCAAACAACATCAGTGTAATCGACTTAACCCTTGCTCAACACAACGGCAAATGGTTAGTGGCTGATGGTAAAGCGGTACTTCGCCCAATTTATGATGCTGAAAACAAAAAAGCGACCACAGAAAGTGATGCCGAATTGACCGCACTTTTAAAACCTGTGCATGAAGCCACCCGTGAATTTGTGGCACAGCCAATCGGTAAAGCGACCGATAACATGTATAGCTACTTAGCCCTAGTGCAAGATGACCCAACCATTCAAATTGTGAACCAAGCACAAAAAGCTTATGTTGAAAAAGTAGCACCAAGTGTTGCAGCAATGGTAGGCTTACCAATTTTAAGTGCGGGCGCACCATTTAAAGCAGGTGGACGTAAAAATGACCCTACTGGCTATACTGAAGTGAACAAAGGTGAATTAACCTTCCGTAATGCAGCAGATTTATATCTCTATCCAAATACCTTAGTTGTGGTGAAAGCAACCGGTGAAGAACTGAAAGAGTGGTTAGAATGTAGCGCAGGTATGTTCAAACAAATCGATCCTACCAGCGACAAACCACAATCTTTACTTGATTGGGACGGTTTCCGTACCTATAACTATGATGTGATTGACGGCGTAAATTATGAATTCGACCTGACTCAACCACCGCGTTATGACGGCGAATGTAAATTGATTAACCCGAACTCACACCGTGTAGTGAATTTAACTTACCAAGGTAAACCGGTTGATCCAAAAGCAGAATTCTTAATTGCGACTAACAACTATCGTGCTTACGGTAATAAATTCCCAGGCACGGGCGATGCACACATTGTTTACGCTTCTCCTGATGAAAACCGCCAAATTCTTGCGGATTACATCAAAGCAGAAAGCGAAAAAAATGGCCATGTAAACCCAAGTGCGGATAAAAACTGGCGCTTTGCACCGATTAAAGGTAACGATAAATTAGACGTACGTTTTGAAACCTCACCAAGCGAACAAGCGGCGAAATTCATTCAAGATAATGCACAATACCCAATGAAGAAAGTCGGCACCGATGAAGTGGGCTTTGCGGTATATCAAATCGATTTATCAAAATAACAGAAAAAGGGCGTGCTCAGCACGCCCTACTTATTTCAAAGTGCGGTCAATTTTGACCTTATTTTTCTTCTTTTGGAAGTCTGATTAAGGAAAAGATCAAGCCGCCCCAAATTACTAAAAGCGCCACAATCATCATTGTAATTGCAATACTTGTCATCTTTATTCTCCTTTTTCTTCAAGCTTGAAGTTTTCTTCATTTTTCCATTTTAAACGAGAAAGAATGAATGAAACCACCACTAGCGAAATTGCCATACCCCAACCAAAGATATTTACAAACCAGCTTGGATAGCCTTCATAACCTTCTGTAAATACTTTCGCGCCTTCACTGAATAACATAAAGGCAAGAATACCGGTTGTGATGACAATACATAAACGCCATAGGAAACCGACTTTGAATGAAGAGCTTTGATTTAAGTGGTTGCCTAATAAACCTAGTTTTTCATTTGCTACAATCACGATTAATGAAACAAACGCCACTGCTACAATACCGAAGTAGTTCACAAATTTATCGAATACATCAAGCATAGGTAAGCCAGTTGTTGTACCAAATAAAATGACCGATACTACCATCATTGGTAAACCAACAACAAAGGTCGCTTTTGCTCGACGTAAACGGAGTTTATCTTGAATCGCTGAAATGATTACTTCAATAACAGAGATAAATGAGGTCAATGCCGCAAAGGTTAATGAACCGAAGAACAATACCCCTAATACTTCACCGAATGGTGCTTTATTAATAATAGTTGGGAATGCAAAGAAGGCTAAACCAATACCACCTTTTGCCACTTCGCTTACTTCTACACCTTGCGCAGTTGCGATGAAACCTAATGCCGCAAATACACCGATACCGGCAAGCACTTCAAAACTTGAGTTCGCAAAACCAACAACTAAGCCGCTAC is drawn from Haemophilus parainfluenzae and contains these coding sequences:
- a CDS encoding YfcC family protein; its protein translation is MEAANKKKSFSFPSAFTILFFILIIAVGLTWVIPSGSYSKLTYNMQDKVFVVKSYGEQDKTYPATEKTLDDFNIKIKLTNFTEGVIKKPIAIPGSYQRIEQHHKGIQDIPVSMVEGTIEAVDVMVFIFVLGGMIGVINRTGSFNAGLMALARKTKGNEFLIVFSVSILMLLGGTTCGIEEEAVAFYPILVPVFLALGYDAIICVGAIFLASSMGTAFSTINPFSVVIASNAAGIQFTEGIGFRTIGLVLGGLCVIAYLYWYGKKVKADPSFSYTYEDRDEFRQRYMKNFDPNAVIEFTLRRKLILILFCLAFPMMIWGVMAGGWWFPQMAASFLSFTIVIMLISGLKEKEIVESFTEGASELVGVSLIIGLARGVNLVLEQGMISDTILDYMSNLVSGMPGSLFILGQLVVFIFLGLIVPSSSGLAVLSMPIMAPLADAVGIPRDIVVSAYNWGQYAMLFLAPTGLVLVTLQMLHIPFNKWVKFVLPMIGCLLLIGSILLLVQVSLYGS
- the arcC gene encoding carbamate kinase, with the translated sequence MRIVIALGGNALLRRGEPLTAENQRQNVRIACEQIAKIYPNNELVIAHGNGPQVGLLALQGAAYKDVPTYPLDVLGAESVGMIGYMIQQELGNLVPFEVPFATLLSQVEVDINDPAFKNPTKPIGPVYSKEEAERLAKEKNWSIAQDGDKYRRVVPSPLPKRIFEIRPVKWLLEKGSIVICAGGGGIPTYYDEQHNLQGVEAVIDKDLCSALLAENLEADLFVIATDVSATFIDWGKPTQKAIAVASPEEMEKLNFAAGSMGPKVQAAVNFARNTGKDAVIGSLSDIVDIVKGKAGTRITKNADHITYYD
- a CDS encoding ornithine carbamoyltransferase, which gives rise to MAFNLKNRHLLSLVNHSEREIKYLLDLSRDLKRAKYAGTEQPKLQGKNIALIFEKTSTRTRCAFEVAAYDQGARVTYIDPNSSQIGHKESMKDTARVLGRMYDAIEYRGFKQTIVQELADYAGVPVFNGLTDEFHPTQMLADVLTMIENCDKPLSEISYVYIGDARNNMGNSLLLIGAKLGMDVRICGPKALLPDAELVELCEGFAKQSGARITVTDDIDKAVNGVDFVHTDVWVSMGEPLETWGDRIQLLLPYQVTPELMKRTGNPKVKFMHCLPAFHNSETKVGRQIAEKYPALANGIEVTEDVFESPMNIAFEQAENRMHTIKAVMVASLA
- the cpdB gene encoding 2',3'-cyclic-nucleotide 2'-phosphodiesterase; the encoded protein is MINRRDFIQLGASSILALSASRFAFAKNDTQVDLRIVATTDIHSFLTDFDYYKDAPTEKFGFTRAASLIRQARKEVKNSVLVDNGDLIQGNPIADYQAAKGYKEGKPNPAVDCLNAMHYEVGTLGNHEFNYGLDYLADAIKQAKFPIINANVVKVGTEEPYFTPYVIQTKEVVDSQGKKHKLNIGYIGFVPPQIMVWDKANLQGKVETRDIVKTAQKYVPEMKQKGADIIVALAHTGPSDEPYQEGAENSAFYLADVPHIDAIVFGHSHRLFPNKEFAKSPNADIAKGTVKGVPESMAGYWANNISVIDLTLAQHNGKWLVADGKAVLRPIYDAENKKATTESDAELTALLKPVHEATREFVAQPIGKATDNMYSYLALVQDDPTIQIVNQAQKAYVEKVAPSVAAMVGLPILSAGAPFKAGGRKNDPTGYTEVNKGELTFRNAADLYLYPNTLVVVKATGEELKEWLECSAGMFKQIDPTSDKPQSLLDWDGFRTYNYDVIDGVNYEFDLTQPPRYDGECKLINPNSHRVVNLTYQGKPVDPKAEFLIATNNYRAYGNKFPGTGDAHIVYASPDENRQILADYIKAESEKNGHVNPSADKNWRFAPIKGNDKLDVRFETSPSEQAAKFIQDNAQYPMKKVGTDEVGFAVYQIDLSK
- a CDS encoding methionine/alanine import family NSS transporter small subunit, which encodes MTSIAITMMIVALLVIWGGLIFSLIRLPKEEK